The following proteins are encoded in a genomic region of Sulfuricurvum sp.:
- the holA gene encoding DNA polymerase III subunit delta, with the protein MTRQDLDRHLQNNNAPRAMALFGESHFFIDRYASALARIEGASVLSMYHDEYDFNTAKAHLSQGSLFGDQNLLIVKHEKKLPKAELDTLVELVGKNSDNTFIYCYYGEDVKGADTAFKGSHTGSVRFYHPYAAETRTILLQEAQKLQVQLDNQAAFHLLDLHNNNLSLACNELSKLAILNKPITFRDVEEHVYGLSELKLDAFISQVIEKKEFLPSLHHLLESGENEIQLLTALSGFLTQLYLFNVSIKLHGIADSALVLGYKLPGFIEKERASLSIKITADGYKKGLNLLLDTELKMKSTGSPDQESLLLSALLKLQNIL; encoded by the coding sequence ATGACTCGACAAGACTTAGACCGCCATCTCCAAAACAACAACGCTCCACGTGCCATGGCACTCTTCGGTGAGAGCCATTTTTTTATTGACCGATACGCTTCCGCACTGGCTCGTATTGAAGGTGCTTCGGTGCTTAGTATGTATCATGACGAATACGATTTTAACACCGCAAAAGCCCACCTTTCCCAAGGCTCACTTTTCGGTGATCAAAACCTTCTTATCGTCAAACACGAAAAAAAGCTCCCGAAAGCCGAACTCGATACCCTCGTAGAACTTGTCGGAAAAAACAGTGACAACACCTTTATCTATTGCTACTACGGCGAGGATGTCAAAGGAGCCGATACCGCGTTCAAAGGTTCGCATACAGGCTCAGTCCGCTTTTATCACCCATATGCTGCCGAAACACGCACTATTTTGCTCCAAGAGGCTCAAAAACTACAAGTTCAACTCGATAACCAAGCGGCATTTCACCTCCTCGATCTCCACAATAATAATCTCTCTTTAGCGTGTAATGAACTCTCAAAACTTGCCATCTTAAATAAACCGATTACTTTTCGTGACGTTGAAGAACACGTTTATGGATTGAGCGAACTCAAACTGGATGCTTTTATCTCCCAAGTAATCGAGAAAAAAGAGTTTCTTCCCTCACTGCACCACCTCCTCGAATCGGGAGAAAATGAGATTCAACTACTCACAGCACTTAGCGGATTTTTAACACAACTTTACCTCTTTAACGTCTCGATAAAACTGCACGGCATCGCTGACTCAGCCCTTGTTTTAGGATATAAACTTCCTGGTTTTATCGAAAAAGAGCGAGCATCTCTTTCCATAAAAATCACCGCTGATGGGTATAAAAAAGGGCTTAATCTCCTCCTCGATACCGAACTAAAAATGAAATCCACGGGAAGCCCAGATCAAGAATCGTTGCTATTATCAGCACTACTAAAATTACAAAATATACTATAG
- the rpsF gene encoding 30S ribosomal protein S6 — protein sequence MRHYENLVIVKPTLTEEEIKNTITLVEEVITANGGEIVARDAMGMKKLAYPIEKNARGYFYVMYYKSAPAAISEIERRFRINEEILRFVTMKYDSKREIAAWNGMVEKTKKPAPTAAVAEKKEEVAS from the coding sequence ATGAGACATTACGAAAACCTAGTAATCGTAAAACCTACTCTTACAGAAGAAGAGATTAAAAACACCATCACACTCGTTGAAGAAGTGATCACTGCAAACGGCGGTGAGATCGTTGCTCGCGACGCAATGGGAATGAAAAAATTGGCTTACCCGATCGAGAAAAATGCTCGTGGTTATTTTTACGTTATGTATTACAAATCTGCACCTGCTGCGATTTCTGAAATTGAGCGTCGTTTCCGTATCAACGAGGAAATTTTGCGTTTCGTAACAATGAAATACGATTCAAAACGTGAAATTGCTGCTTGGAACGGTATGGTTGAAAAAACCAAAAAACCTGCTCCAACCGCTGCTGTTGCTGAGAAAAAAGAAGAAGTAGCTTCTTAA
- a CDS encoding single-stranded DNA-binding protein, with protein sequence MYNKVILVGNLTRDIELRYAQSGSAIAKTAIATSRKFTLNGEKKEETCFVDITFFGRSGEVANQYLRKGSKILVEGRLQFEQWVDQASGQKRSKHSVIVETMQMLDSRGEASSGGYNDGTESNYDSGYEAPAQKAYSAPSYSKPAAVKMPENNLPEIDINEDEIPF encoded by the coding sequence ATGTATAACAAAGTCATTTTGGTTGGAAACTTAACTCGCGATATTGAACTTCGATATGCGCAGAGCGGATCAGCAATCGCGAAAACCGCTATTGCAACCAGTCGTAAATTCACGTTGAACGGTGAGAAAAAAGAAGAGACATGTTTTGTCGATATCACTTTTTTCGGACGTTCAGGAGAAGTTGCCAACCAATACCTTCGTAAAGGCTCTAAAATCCTTGTCGAAGGACGATTGCAGTTTGAACAATGGGTAGACCAAGCCAGTGGACAAAAACGCTCGAAACACTCCGTTATCGTTGAAACCATGCAAATGCTTGATTCACGTGGCGAAGCTTCTAGCGGTGGCTACAATGATGGTACTGAGAGTAATTATGACAGTGGCTACGAAGCACCTGCTCAAAAAGCCTATTCAGCTCCATCGTATTCAAAACCGGCAGCAGTAAAAATGCCTGAAAACAATCTCCCTGAGATTGATATTAACGAAGACGAAATTCCGTTTTAG
- the rpsR gene encoding 30S ribosomal protein S18 has protein sequence MSEKRKFKKRFCKYCEQKVDFIDYKDVASLKYSLSERFKIMPRRLTGNCKRHQDMVTIAIKQSRAAALIPYTVSRKVIAGASFDDNRY, from the coding sequence ATGTCAGAAAAAAGAAAATTTAAAAAACGTTTTTGCAAATATTGCGAACAAAAAGTAGATTTCATTGACTACAAAGATGTAGCTTCATTGAAATATTCACTCTCTGAGCGTTTCAAAATCATGCCACGTCGTTTAACAGGTAACTGTAAACGTCACCAAGATATGGTTACGATCGCTATCAAACAATCACGCGCAGCAGCGTTGATTCCATACACTGTATCACGTAAAGTGATTGCAGGTGCTTCATTCGACGATAACCGCTACTAG